The sequence TTTATTGTGTTGCTGTATTTAAATTTCTTGAGATAAGTATTCCATATGAATTTCTTTGTGCAGTGGTTATGCTGACCGCATTCATGAACTAATGATTGTTGCAAAGGAGCTATCCGCTGTTTATGACAAATCATCGGTTCAGAGAAGTTCCAGTAGAAATTATATCAGTGAAGCAAATTATATTGAGTTTGCAGGTGTTAAGGTTGTTCCTAACTGGAACATTGTccattttttcttaatttttcttgTCCTATTTACTAATGTTGAATGTTTCTAGGTAGTTACACCAACAGGAAATGTGTTGGTGGATGATTTGAGCCTCAAGGTAGAAtccggttcaaatcttttgatcacCGGTAAGTATCTTTTCCTTAATTTCTTGTTAATGTTTAATCTCAGTCTGCTCAATGATATAAAGTTTTCACCACAACCTTTCAGATTAAGGTCTAAGTTCAATCTCTCATTGACAATGTGTTTCGTTGCAAAATATTTATATTGTTTAGAAGTTAGAATGCCACACAATAATTGTTACAAGTTCTTGTTTTCTTTAATTGTTACATTTAGTTTTCAGAATTTGGATATATGTACATAAATAAATGTATGTATCTATAATTTACTTGGCCATTTAACTATGTATACTCTCTATAAATAAGTCTCTTGTTGTAAAGTGCATTTATGTGGCATCTGTGCTTTGGAGGCcatatttttatcttaaaaagCATTGTTCATACTTCATAGCATAAATGTTAGCGGTCTCTTGCAGTGAAATGTTGTTTGAGATTAATTagaatttcatattttaaaggttTTGCTTATGAAGCCAACAAGGATCTCATTTCAACTCATATTGCCCCTCAGAAAGGCCTAAGCAAGAATTCATCATTCTAAGTAACAAAGTACCCAAGTACAATAGCTTCTGGATATTGTCCAAATATTGAAAACCTTTCATTGGTAAAAATCCCATATGACCAAGGACAGAGGGGGTTGTTTAATATCATTCTTGTTAGTGTTTTTAATTAACAATAATACAAATTTAGAAATGTAGGGATGAATGTATGGTAATGGTGATTTTATTTGGTTCTTTTGAAAATTATTCTACACTTTGTTTATCTTGTAGAAAATTTCTTCTACAAGATACTTTGCTTTTAGTATTCTACACTATGGTAATGCTCGATGACTTGTGGAGATTAGAGGTTCACCTTATCACTGAAATTGAGTGACTGATGCTTTTAGTTTTTGGGACTGGTACCTTTCCCCCTTTCTGCCCCAGTCTAGGATACACAATGTGATAAATTGCCTTCTGAGATTCCAACTGAATTATTAATTAATTCTGTTTAATATTCATGCTTCCATTATCCTTAGATCTCTTCCATTATCTGAGATGCAAACTGAATTATTAATTAATGCAAACTGTGTTCCACTCTTTATCTGTTTTTCTCTCCATGCCATAGCCAGCATTTTTAACCTTTTATTGGTCTAGAAATGACATTTGAgtgatatcaaaaaatattttagaaaaaaaagaaacagaaacTACGGAAAATAGTTTAATGTTCCTACTTCCACAATATGAAAGGAAACAGTTCTGTACACCCAAACAAATTGTTATTTATGATCTTACATATTGTTCTATATACTTTTTGGGCAAAGCTGCATGCTTAGATTTTTGTTCATGATTCTGCTTTGGCTGGAATTAATGGTCCTTTTAAATAGATGGTTTgtgtttcttctctttttggtTTTCAGTTGTAAGAAACTTCAACCAGTCCCTTTTGTTGCATGGATTACCTATCTAGGGTAAAATAACATTACTTGAACTCCAGACACATTTTTGAATAATTCTTGATTATGTTGTTGGTTTTAGTACAAACGAAATCTAACTTTtgttgaatataataaaaaaaactatgAGCTGGATTTTACAAAGCAGATCTTCTATGCTTCAAACATCTAAAGCTTTCTGATAGTCGTAATCCTTTccgttttctttttcttgattagGTCCCAATGGAAGTGGGAAAAGTTCTCTCTTCAGGGTTCTTGGAGGTCTTTGGCCGCTGGTTTCTGGCTACATTGTAAAACCTGGGATTGGTTCGGATCTCAACAAGGAGATCTTCTATGTCCCACAACGACCATATACTGCAGTTGGGACACTTCGTGACCAATTGATCTATCCTCTTACAGCAGATCAGGAGACTGAACCACTCACTCATGAGGGCAtgattgagttattaaaaaatgtAATATTTTCTCACTCTTCTTAATTTGCCTATCTTTTCCCTCACAATTTGCCTTTCATTTATAATTGTTAAAGTGTATATTACTGTGGCTTCTTATTGATTTACATACTATTGGATCTGAGTTGTTGAAGGTAAAATAGTGAGTCCAAAGTACAAACTTTCATTTGGCAGGTTGATCTTGAGTATTTGCTGGATCGTTACCCCCTGGAAAAGGAAATTAACTGGGGAGATGAGCTTTCTCTTGGTGAACAACAGAGACTCGGAATGGCCAGGTTATTTTATCATAAGCCTAAGTTTGCCATTCTTGATGAGTGTACAAGTGCAGTCACAACCAACATGGAGGAACGCTTCTGTGAGAAGGTTCGAGCAATGGGCACATCATGTATCACAATTTCACACCGACCTGCTTTAGTTGCATTTCATGACATAGTTTTGTCTTTGGATGGTGAAGGAGGGTGGACAGTCCAGTACAAGAGGTTAGAGTTAATGATTTGTTTGACCCTTTTGGTTCTGCACAAACAACAGATAACGGGTATTCGGAATATATTGAATTTGCAGGGATGGTTTGTCTCTCCCTTCTGAGGCAAGTCCTGGTTCAGTAAATTCATCGGAAATAAAGCGCCGGGATGACACATTAGCTGTTCAAAAAGCTTTTTTTACCAGTGGAAAGGTTTAAGATTAAGCCAAATACCTTCATTTGTTTTGTACACGCAACATAAGGAAATCTTCTGATGTTCTATTTCTGCAGGGAAAAACATCATCGAAGTCAGAGGTGCATTCATATTTAGCCCGGGTCATTGCATCATCACCTGACATTGACAAGGATGTTTCAGTtcctattgttccacaactccagAAGGCTCCAAGGACATTGCCTCATAGAGTTGCTTCAATGTTTAAAGTACTGGTATGCATCTGTGTGTGTCTAGTGCCTCCCTTTCCTATATTTGCTCTCACGGCAGCTTTGCTCATAGTAAATTTGGGAAAAATAATTGTCATTATATGATTGGTAAAAGACCTCAAGTGAAAACCTGATAATGAAATTATTTTATTGCGTGAAAATGTTGCAGATTCCCTCCCTTTTTGATAGACAGGGTGCAAAGTTGTTTGCAGTTGCTTTACTTGTTGTGTCTAGAACATGGATCTCTGATCGCATTGCTTCTTTGAATGGTATGTGAGTACGAGTCTTATGTTATGGATCCAGAAGGAAATCTGTTTTCTTCATGTGTATTTGACTTTTACAGGAACCAGTGTGAAGTTTGTCTTAGAACAGGACAAAGCAGCTTTTATTAGATTGACTGGTATAAGCATTCTTCAAAGTGCTGCAAACTCTTTTGTTGCACCAACATTGAGgtattaatttttttagtttgtTGTGACTACCAGTTATGTAGTATAAATATTCTTACTGAAGAAGCCAGAACAGACCTGTTTTGCTCTAAACCCTTTATGTCAATGTCTCATTGCTTTTCTTGTCTAAtttaacttagaaactcattgatATGACAGTTGAAGATAGCCCCAAAATTTACATGATTTGTTTAGCTAATAATGGTTTCAAAGAACCTTTTGCTACTAATGTGAGAAGTCTGTATTAGGATTGCTAATAGTGCACATTAAGAAGTCTGTATTAGGATTGGTGCTTAACGAGAGAATGAGAGGTCAAGGGGAAGGTAATTAAACCAGGGTAGTTTGTTATTAAGCAATTTGGAAGATGtctaaatcatatcttttgggcTTGGGTGGTGAATgtgaatctcatcacccaataaaatCCTACTAAAAGAGACATCAAATATTACCCATGATAGCAAACAGCATGCCTAGACTTTCCGACAATCATATTAGGATTCACAGACACCAAATAGAGTTAATAAGATTCTACAAACCAAGGCCTACCGTACCAAAGCATACCGCccatatcgggcggtacgtaccggtccgacaggttatcggtacgcggaTCACCCGATaccactacagtgctacagtataaaaataaaaaaaatattcggtacaccagggcgtatcactcggtatgccctgatgtaccgcccggtacactagtaccgtaccgtaccaagctcgggtcgaaacgccggtacggtacggtacaacgAACCTCGCTACAAACAACCTAAAATAGCGACTAAAAATAacgataaaaattaaataatattactaccaaggttcgcaataccgtaccataccggagtttcgatctgggctcggtaccggtacggtacggtataccgctcggtacacctaggtgtaccgagcggtatattcaggcgtgccgagtactgtagcagtgctacattgctacagtgtcggaacggtaacatatggtccacgtaccgaaagtctgtcggaccggtacgtaccgcccgtaccgggtggtacggaccggtactgcaaaccatgattACTACAATAAGTTGTCACACTTCTTTTTAAGTTGGGCATTTATGATTCATCAAACTTCCTAGAACTGCGGTCTTTAGTTTATTAAGGTCCTCTTGTCGTGCGCTATGTCTCAGTGATATTTGAGCTGCAAGATATGACCAAATTAATCAACCAACAAGAGGAACAAAGGAACAGAATTCATACTGGGTGTTCTTAAACAAAAATCTTAATCTTTGATCAGCTATAATTTGAAGTTTAAAAGTCACTTATTATACTTAGCATAGACCTTATACATGTTGCTGAATCAAGGGTGAGCATACTCTGCTTTGATTATTATGGAACATGGGCTATCTAACTTAACATATAGCCAGAAAAACCTTTGACAAAGTCTTCAGATTGTTATAATGTTTAGTTGTCTGACTCTCTCCATCTCCTCTTTCTCTTGTCTACGTCCATGCATACACACGACACATGCAATCCTGTCTTTGAAACCCTAGCTCATTGAATGTGCCACCCTTTATTGTGAGTGGACCATCAAGACTTGATGGGTGATGGTGCTGAAGAGGATGGGTATATCGAGTACCTTGCCCTTGTGGCCTTCTCTGGGAGGGTCTTGAAAATCTAATATATGACAATAGCCAAGTCTAGTTAACACTAACTGAGCATACAGCACCAAGTTAATCGTGTGGGTTTTTACTTGTTTAgtgtttttttataaaatcagTGCATATGTTTTTTAAATTGAAAATTCACGATTATCAAGATTAAAAATTGTTGCCATTTTCCTTAGTGATCTTCCTTCAGACTAGCAAACTTGTCCAAGTTTTCCAATATTTGTCCTGTACAGTATTAACCTAAAGTTATATGCCTTAGAGGAGTAGTTGTGGCTTTTTTCTATTGCACATGTAACAACTAAAATCTAGTTGTACTACAATTAACTTTTTTGAGACCTTAATTTTGCTTTTGCTGTTTCAGGCATCTCACAGCCAGGCTTGCCCTTGGATGGCGAATTCGATTGACTCGACATTTACtgaaaaattatttgaaaagaAATGCTTTTTACAAGGTAATTCTATCTCTTTGAACTTAACTCTTCACattaatatatatgatttttaatttttatattttttaaattaaagcaGGTTTTTTTGCTGAAGTAATTTTTTAATCATGCATTAAGTGTTGATCATGTCATGGCAAATTGAAAATGGAAGGATTTTACGGTAGATGAAACTCTTATGTTAAAGGCTCAACTCACAGGCTGCTAGAATTTAGAGCACTGAGGTGAAATTAGTCAAACCTAAAAATACAACAATGATTTGCTGTTAAATTTTGTTTGACTATAATGTGGTTGTTATGATGAAAGGTTCATCTTTTTGTTTGTTGATATTGTCTCGACATGCATGTTCATGATAGTGAGTGATGATGAAGGTGAGGATGCCACACCAATTTGGGCATAAGGTGGATTTTGGAGGGTGGGAGAGTTGTTATGGAGCATATTTACACCTTGCATGCCCACATCATTAAATTTCTCATTTAATCGAATCAGTTTGAAATGACTGGCCAAATTGTTCAAAACTGTTTCTTTGATAAGATTTTTTCCTGTCAGCGTTTTTCCTAAGGTTGTGGGCTCATATTCTTTTCAGCATGCCACACTTGTCGTTAAAATTTCTAAGCAGACTTATTGCATGGATCAAGAAAAATAGTTAGTAGTACAGACATGAAGAATGTCTGTCTTCTTTTTCATAATTTACATTGAGTTATGTGCCTGTGTTAGTTAATGGGTAGCTTCCTTGAATAGCCCATACCTTATTTACGACCATTTCTTGAGCTGACCTCTTTTCTTCCCCTATGAAAGTCATGCATGGGTTAAATTTAAAGTGTTCAAGTACTTGAGATAGAGGAACCACTTCTGTGTTCGCTGATGAGAAGTTTCCATGCTGACTCTTTGATTCCACTGAGAATAAATGGAACTTTTGTTTACACCTTCTCTGTGTTGATAGTTGATAATCTTGAACAATAGATCACAACTTACATATGACATTCGCCTCTTGTGTCAATGCTTATGCTGTGAAATTTCATCTGGTTGTGTTTATTCCAGGTGTTCAACATGTCAGGAAAGCATGTTGATGCAGATCAGAGAATAACGCATGATGTTGAGAAGTTGACTTCTGATCTCTCAGGATTGGTTACTGGAATGGTAAAGCCCTCTGTAGACATTCTTTGGTGAGTCATTTGGTTGTTTGATAATTGGTCAAACTCAAACTTTTTTTTTGCTCTAGGAAAccattaaaaaaaatttgattctAACTACTACTTGTTTCTCTGAACAAATACAGGTTTACATGGAGGATGAAACTCCTAAGTGGACGTAGAGGAGTCGGTATTTTGTATGCCTATATGTTACTTGGTTTGGGCTTTCTGAGAAGTGTCGCTCCTGAATTTGGTGATCTAGCAAGCAGGGAGCAACAGCTTGAGGGGACCTTTAGGTATTTGTTTTTTCATTCTCTTGTTCCATGATCCTTGCAGTTCTGCTGTTAGACTTGTTTCCCTTTTGTTTGTATTTATGTTTATTGTTCCTTATTAAGCATTTATGATATTGTTCACTAGGTATATGCACTCGAGACTCCGCACACATGCTGAATCTATTGCTTTCTTTGGTGGTGGTTCTCGGGAAAAAACTGTAAGTTCATTGCATTTCTTGTATCAGGTTCATGTCAAGATGCCAGTCTTGTGTTTTCATTTCACCTTGTTGATTTAGTTATATCAATTTTAGTTTTTAAAAGATGGTTTATGATGCCCTTTATGCCACTGCTTCTCCGTATGGTTCATATGACCAAATTGCATTAAGGCCTATGTGGTTTGATTGTGTTGTAACCATATATGCAAGTTATGCAGCTACAGATATGGTTGTGGACATGTATGCCAGTCTTATGTGATCTACGTATGAAAATTTGATCACATTTGTGGTTTATTGTTCTGTTAATGTGGTTGATGGTAAAATGTAGTGAAGCACAGTTGAATATGTTTGTTCTAACTTATTGCTAATATAATTTCATAAGTTTGTAAACTGGTCATTGAATATATCTGTGTTTTTAAATACATTTTCTATTTGTACATGATTAAGTTAGTAATTATATTTATATGAACTGCATATGCACTCAAATCTAGGTTCGCATACCACATATGTGCTCTTGTTACCTTGATTGCCTGCATATGGAAATCACTTTTCTAGAACATTGCTCTCTCCCATATTTGCTTTAATCTGCCTGCAGACTAGAATGACCATTTGataacttttttttgttttaccAAATGACTGAAACTACTGGTACATTGCTCTGTTTATATGTATGTCAATCTCCATCCATAATTTTGTTTTGACAACCTATTTACAAAAAACCTTTAAGACTCAATTAAAAACTTAAATTTAGAGTTTATGGAATTCTACCTGATACAGTTCTTGAACCTCAAATTTTAGGTTTATCAATCTAATGGTAAACCTTCTTGTTCACCCATTTCTTTATCTATggctcaaatcacaatgagaagaCTCCATTTCATGGGGCATGCTGTTTCTTTTGTATTTCAGTATATGAACTATTGTTTCGCGGCAGGCAATGTTAGTACCTTTCTGGTACTACACAACTGTATGCTCGTGTCAAATCTTGCCCAGCCGACATGCAATGTTTTGGCAAATTTAATCCTATGCTGATTACAACTGTTTTTGTTTTAATGCATTTGCAGAATCATTCACTCAAGGTTTTTTAATCTTTCTATGTGACTTTTAAGGGAATATTCATTATCTTAAAATCTAGATGGCTTGATAATGGACTATGTTTTCACATGGACTTTTCTCTACATCAAATACAGTTTGACCTAATATTTTATGATGCCAAACTTATGCTGGGGACTAAGTTGATGTTGTTCTTCATCTTTAAATTGTCATTATTGAACAGATGGTTGATTCAAGATTTAGGCAATTGCTTGAGCACTGTGAAGTCCACCTGAGAAATAAATGGCTCTATGGTATACTCGATGAATTCATCACGAAACAACTCCCGCACAATGTGACATGGGTACTCAGTCTTCTGTATGCTTTGGAGCATAAAGGCGACCGTGCATTGACTTCTACTCAAGGTTGAAAACAATGATATGGTTATTTTGGTTAATATAGTAACTATACTTGTCTATTTTTAACTACTATAAATTCTTTCTCAGGTGAACTTGCACATGCACTACGGTTCTTGGCATCTGTTGTGTCACAAAGCTTCTTAGCATTCGGGGATATTCTTGAGTTGCATAAGAAGTTTCTTGAACTCTCTGGTGGTATAAATAGGATTTTTGAACTAGAAGAACTGCTTGATGCTGCACAAAATGGTAGGTAGTGTACAGTTATTACAGCTATATATATTCTCTTTAGCAACTTCATGTTGAAGTTCTCCTATTCATATTTACATCTCTGGCACGTGGCATGCCGGTGTCAGatttaacccttttttttttcctgtcatGGTCAGAAGATATCTGCACTTCTAAGCATAAATATAGGTGCTATTCAAAAAAGCTGGGCACATCTGATTCACATCCTGATATCACTAAAAGTTCAACTAGCAAATCAGAGTTCATGACAATATGTGATCACTATGATTTATTGGATGTTTATCATGTAACATATGCCATTGCAATTTCGGATATTATGTATGCCTAAATTTTATATTAAGCAAATTAATTTAAACTAGCtgaatatgcatgcatgcatgttggACCACGACTCTATGTTTTGTCTGGACCTGTACATATCAAGTGGTATGTACCGATTTGATGGTCTGTTGGGTTGGTGGGACAGACCGCAGTGCATGTCTCCTAAAATGTGTATGCTCAAGAGATTTTTTGAGGCACATGCCGACATATCATGTATCAGTACGCTGGCACATACCAGACAATGGGAACCGACATGGGTCTGGTATCGGAACTTGAACCATGTGTTGGACTATTGTGGTATAAATGTGGGGTACACAGGCAAATTATTCTGCTGTTGAGCTTTTTATTGTTATGTTTTGGTCAATTTTATTGAGTATTGCATAATTTATTTTCCTCTGTTTGTTTAATTTACCTCTGTCAGGAAAATTATATGCCCACTTTTAATAATTAAGAAGATACAACATTTACAAGCAGCTctttctctgtttttttttttttttttttttttgttctttcttggggAGTTGGTGTCATTAAATTTTGCCTTTTGTTCCATGattgtgtgtttttttttaaaaaaagttgaATATATCTAATCCAACCATTCTGTGCTAAATTGTGCAAACATGCAGAGGCTTCTTTAGCTGATCCTTCTGTGTGCTCCGATACAAATGGTGTGCCTGCTCAAAACATTATTTCATTCTGCAAGGTGGATATTATTACTCCATCACAAAAGCTACTGGCTAGGCAGTTGACTTGTGATATTGTACCTGGGAAAAGTTTGCTTGTTACTGGTAAGTGTAAAGTATTTCATGAAtttgttttttttaatcaataactTTTTTTTCTGAACTTTTGAAGGTCCAAATggaagtggaaagagttccatttttAGAGTTCTTCAAGGCTTATGGCCAATTGCATCTGGAAGACTTGTGAAACCCAGCGATGCTGTATTTTATGTACCACAGAGACCATATACAAGTCTAGGGACTTTGAGGGATCAAGTCATATATCCTCTTTCACGTGAAGAGGCTGAACTGAGGATGATTACTATGGTGAAAACTGGTAACTCGCTGATTTCGCCCCAACCtacattatatatatttaattgaaCTAGCAACCTCAGTATAGTATTAAGAAAAAGTTGCAGACTTGATCTGGCTAAAAAGAAAGTATAGGGACAAAGAAATTAGCTTTTTGCATGCGTGACTTCAATGATGtattacagaaaagattcatttgcTGATTGACATGGTTCGAACATATGAGTGAGAAAGTAAACATGCACCATTTCAACCTATTCCACAGGTGCCGACATGTGACTAGTTTTAAACTATGTTGACCAATATAAAGCATGCCTATAGGCATGACACGGTTTTATGTTGTGCCGAAAGGGTGAATCCTTGTGTGGACCTTTGAGTTTTGCTTCTTTCATTCATCTTGCAATAGCACTAACTTGCTTCTATTTGACTGAGAACGTCTGGCTCATTTTCTCAATGTGAAT comes from Musa acuminata AAA Group cultivar baxijiao chromosome BXJ3-3, Cavendish_Baxijiao_AAA, whole genome shotgun sequence and encodes:
- the LOC135584340 gene encoding ABC transporter D family member 1-like isoform X1, with product MPSLQLLPLTEHGRSLLASRRRTLAAVSAVLVAGGTVAYIQSHRRRKIPKSEESSNHTISRENGESLSRNGVSDHPVRVARPGRKGLRSLHVLAAILLSRMGANGIWNLMALVTTAVLRTALSHRLAKVQGFLFRAAFLRRVPNFLRLIVENLTLCFLQSTLYSTSKYLTGSLGLRFRKKLTDLIHADYFENMVYYKISHVDDRINNPEQQIASDIPKFCSELSDLIQEDLAAVADGIIYTWRLCSYASPKYVLWILAYVIGVGAAIRNFSPAFGKLMSKEQQLEGDYRQLHSRLRTNAESVAFYGGENREASHIREKFKTLIKHMNNVHHDHWWFGMIQDFLLKYLGATVAVVLIIEPFFAGSLRPDASTLGRAEMLSNLRYHTSVIISLFQSLGTLSISSRRLNRLSGYADRIHELMIVAKELSAVYDKSSVQRSSSRNYISEANYIEFAGVKVVTPTGNVLVDDLSLKVESGSNLLITGPNGSGKSSLFRVLGGLWPLVSGYIVKPGIGSDLNKEIFYVPQRPYTAVGTLRDQLIYPLTADQETEPLTHEGMIELLKNVDLEYLLDRYPLEKEINWGDELSLGEQQRLGMARLFYHKPKFAILDECTSAVTTNMEERFCEKVRAMGTSCITISHRPALVAFHDIVLSLDGEGGWTVQYKRDGLSLPSEASPGSVNSSEIKRRDDTLAVQKAFFTSGKGKTSSKSEVHSYLARVIASSPDIDKDVSVPIVPQLQKAPRTLPHRVASMFKVLIPSLFDRQGAKLFAVALLVVSRTWISDRIASLNGTSVKFVLEQDKAAFIRLTGISILQSAANSFVAPTLRHLTARLALGWRIRLTRHLLKNYLKRNAFYKVFNMSGKHVDADQRITHDVEKLTSDLSGLVTGMVKPSVDILWFTWRMKLLSGRRGVGILYAYMLLGLGFLRSVAPEFGDLASREQQLEGTFRYMHSRLRTHAESIAFFGGGSREKTMVDSRFRQLLEHCEVHLRNKWLYGILDEFITKQLPHNVTWVLSLLYALEHKGDRALTSTQGELAHALRFLASVVSQSFLAFGDILELHKKFLELSGGINRIFELEELLDAAQNEASLADPSVCSDTNGVPAQNIISFCKVDIITPSQKLLARQLTCDIVPGKSLLVTGPNGSGKSSIFRVLQGLWPIASGRLVKPSDAVFYVPQRPYTSLGTLRDQVIYPLSREEAELRMITMVKTGDNSDATRLLDARLKTILEGVRLVYLLEREGWDATANWEDVLSLGEQQRLGMARLFFHHPKFGVLDECTNATSVDVEEHLYRLANDMGITVITSSQRPALIPFHATELKLIDGEGKWELCAINQ
- the LOC135584340 gene encoding ABC transporter D family member 1-like isoform X2, whose translation is MLYPNFTCHVTNNRISFHACHYCWKWHHAIRNYAKAKVLRTALSHRLAKVQGFLFRAAFLRRVPNFLRLIVENLTLCFLQSTLYSTSKYLTGSLGLRFRKKLTDLIHADYFENMVYYKISHVDDRINNPEQQIASDIPKFCSELSDLIQEDLAAVADGIIYTWRLCSYASPKYVLWILAYVIGVGAAIRNFSPAFGKLMSKEQQLEGDYRQLHSRLRTNAESVAFYGGENREASHIREKFKTLIKHMNNVHHDHWWFGMIQDFLLKYLGATVAVVLIIEPFFAGSLRPDASTLGRAEMLSNLRYHTSVIISLFQSLGTLSISSRRLNRLSGYADRIHELMIVAKELSAVYDKSSVQRSSSRNYISEANYIEFAGVKVVTPTGNVLVDDLSLKVESGSNLLITGPNGSGKSSLFRVLGGLWPLVSGYIVKPGIGSDLNKEIFYVPQRPYTAVGTLRDQLIYPLTADQETEPLTHEGMIELLKNVDLEYLLDRYPLEKEINWGDELSLGEQQRLGMARLFYHKPKFAILDECTSAVTTNMEERFCEKVRAMGTSCITISHRPALVAFHDIVLSLDGEGGWTVQYKRDGLSLPSEASPGSVNSSEIKRRDDTLAVQKAFFTSGKGKTSSKSEVHSYLARVIASSPDIDKDVSVPIVPQLQKAPRTLPHRVASMFKVLIPSLFDRQGAKLFAVALLVVSRTWISDRIASLNGTSVKFVLEQDKAAFIRLTGISILQSAANSFVAPTLRHLTARLALGWRIRLTRHLLKNYLKRNAFYKVFNMSGKHVDADQRITHDVEKLTSDLSGLVTGMVKPSVDILWFTWRMKLLSGRRGVGILYAYMLLGLGFLRSVAPEFGDLASREQQLEGTFRYMHSRLRTHAESIAFFGGGSREKTMVDSRFRQLLEHCEVHLRNKWLYGILDEFITKQLPHNVTWVLSLLYALEHKGDRALTSTQGELAHALRFLASVVSQSFLAFGDILELHKKFLELSGGINRIFELEELLDAAQNEASLADPSVCSDTNGVPAQNIISFCKVDIITPSQKLLARQLTCDIVPGKSLLVTGPNGSGKSSIFRVLQGLWPIASGRLVKPSDAVFYVPQRPYTSLGTLRDQVIYPLSREEAELRMITMVKTGDNSDATRLLDARLKTILEGVRLVYLLEREGWDATANWEDVLSLGEQQRLGMARLFFHHPKFGVLDECTNATSVDVEEHLYRLANDMGITVITSSQRPALIPFHATELKLIDGEGKWELCAINQ